A stretch of Cucumis sativus cultivar 9930 chromosome 2, Cucumber_9930_V3, whole genome shotgun sequence DNA encodes these proteins:
- the LOC101209573 gene encoding B-box zinc finger protein 20, which produces MKIQCDVCEKGDAVVFCTADEAALCNLCDHRVHHANKLASKHRRFSLLRPDAGEAPVCDVCKERRGFLFCQQDRAILCRECDDPIHSANELTKKHDRFLLTGIKLSASAALYAPSPSGEKPIGSGGCVVSASKSKGSVKKVAAVSKAPTICTPNVCVNAPTNITPAAVVNKGGGGQIATGGGGSASSISEYLMETLPGWHFEDFLDSSVSPPFVEFDDGIGFPFVEGDLNGCFSSSERIELWVPQGPPPAPYNSGLMMNNGLKDTKDLGVNSSKVNRSVWTDDGFTVPQITSTVPSPGFKRSRPFW; this is translated from the exons ATGAAGATTCAGTGTGATGTTTGTGAAAAAGGAGATGCGGTGGTGTTCTGCACGGCGGATGAGGCGGCGCTCTGTAATCTTTGTGATCACCGTGTCCACCATGCTAATAAGCTTGCTTCGAAGCATCGACGGTTTTCTCTGCTACGTCCTGATGCAGGGGAGGCTCCTGTTTGCGATGTGTGTAAG GAGCGGCGagggtttttgttttgtcaACAAGATAGAGCGATTCTGTGTAGAGAGTGCGATGATCCAATTCATTCGGCTAATGAACTCACTAAGAAGCACGATAGGTTTCTTTTAACTGGGATTAAGCTTTCCGCCAGTGCTGCTCTGTACGCGCCATCTCCATCCGGCGAGAAACCAATTGGGAGTGGTGGTTGTGTTGTTTCTGCATCTAAGTCAAAGGGATCTGTCAAGAAAGTGGCTGCGGTTTCCAAGGCCCCAACGATATGCACTCCAAATGTTTGTGTTAATGCCCCAACGAACATAACTCCAGCAGCAGTAGTGAACAAGGGAGGTGGAGGTCAGATTGCGACCGGCGGAGGTGGATCGGCGAGTAGCATATCGGAGTATTTGATGGAGACGCTTCCTGGGTGGCACTTTGAAGACTTTCTTGATTCCTCTGTCTCTCCTCCTTTTGTGGAG TTTGATGATGGGATAGGATTTCCATTTGTGGAAGGTGATTTGAATGGTTGTTTTTCATCATCGGAACGTATAGAGCTTTGGGTCCCTCAGGGGCCACCACCGGCGCCGTATAATTCAGGATTAATGATGAATAATGGATTGAAGGACACAAAGGATTTGGGAGTAAATTCATCAAAAGTCAATAGATCAGTGTGGACAGATGATGGTTTCACTGTGCCACAGATCACAAGTACAGTCCCATCTCCAGGCTTTAAGAGATCCAGACCTTTTTGGTAA